The following are encoded in a window of Methylicorpusculum oleiharenae genomic DNA:
- a CDS encoding nucleotidyltransferase domain-containing protein, giving the protein MRLTKQQTETIAQTVTRLAGIGSAIYLFGSRLNDQAKGGDIDLLIESDTELSLIQRAQIKMELGSQLGLSVDIVSKYRGAVATTFQVIAQSQSTQLEM; this is encoded by the coding sequence ATGAGACTGACAAAACAACAAACAGAAACTATTGCTCAAACAGTTACCCGTCTGGCTGGAATTGGATCGGCGATATATTTATTTGGATCCAGACTCAACGACCAAGCAAAAGGCGGGGATATAGATCTACTCATTGAATCCGATACGGAGCTATCGCTAATACAGCGAGCACAGATTAAAATGGAACTGGGATCACAACTTGGCTTATCCGTTGACATCGTGTCGAAATACCGTGGTGCTGTAGCAACAACTTTCCAAGTTATCGCTCAGTCTCAGTCGACTCAATTGGAGATGTGA